A DNA window from Allokutzneria albata contains the following coding sequences:
- a CDS encoding sensor histidine kinase, giving the protein MAGVRAADRLAPSWFVVQVLGTVALVATVVTASSASTWLWLVYLASLACWALWLLSASWLPRTSLALLTVASLLPALAVGPSTDGTALIMVAVVLGRLAMLPSVSAVVIAAVMALDVLTAATSCLVFDRPPSLAFGAVVLCVFVTLLGMHPRHYQLQAAHSRQLLEQTRRAQREQARAAALDERTRIARELHDVLAHSLGALGVQLEVAEVLLTDKGDITGAVERVRRSRRLAAKGLAEARRAVAALRSDVMPLADAVTALAEDHRSDHGVDVEVKSEGEPRAISSAATVCLLGSVREALTNAAKHAPGAPVTITVRYRAADVQTEVRNARPERVGDTGATAEGYGLTGMRERLALVGGSLTTAPTEDGGWLVTAEVPG; this is encoded by the coding sequence ATGGCCGGAGTACGGGCAGCCGATCGGCTCGCTCCGAGCTGGTTCGTGGTCCAGGTGCTGGGCACGGTGGCGCTGGTCGCCACGGTTGTCACGGCGTCCTCGGCCTCCACCTGGTTGTGGCTGGTCTACCTGGCGAGCCTCGCCTGCTGGGCGCTGTGGTTGTTGTCGGCGTCGTGGTTGCCGCGCACCTCCCTGGCGTTGTTGACGGTGGCGTCGCTGTTGCCCGCACTCGCTGTTGGGCCGAGCACGGACGGCACCGCGCTGATCATGGTGGCGGTGGTGCTCGGGCGGTTGGCCATGCTGCCCAGCGTGAGCGCCGTCGTCATCGCGGCGGTGATGGCGTTGGACGTCCTCACCGCCGCCACCAGTTGTCTGGTGTTCGACCGGCCGCCAAGCCTCGCCTTCGGAGCGGTGGTGCTGTGCGTCTTCGTCACGTTGCTCGGAATGCACCCGCGCCACTACCAACTGCAGGCCGCTCACTCCCGGCAGTTGCTGGAGCAGACCCGGCGCGCCCAACGGGAACAAGCCCGTGCCGCCGCACTGGACGAACGCACTCGCATCGCACGGGAGCTGCACGACGTCCTGGCGCATTCCCTTGGCGCCCTTGGTGTTCAGTTGGAGGTTGCCGAGGTTCTGCTGACCGACAAGGGGGATATCACCGGCGCGGTGGAGCGGGTGCGCCGATCACGCCGATTGGCCGCGAAGGGACTCGCCGAAGCTCGCCGCGCCGTCGCCGCCCTCCGCTCCGACGTGATGCCGCTCGCCGACGCGGTGACCGCGCTCGCCGAGGATCACCGCTCCGACCACGGAGTGGACGTCGAGGTGAAGTCCGAGGGCGAACCACGAGCGATCTCCTCGGCGGCAACCGTGTGCTTGCTCGGCAGCGTGCGAGAGGCGCTGACCAACGCGGCCAAGCACGCTCCGGGTGCCCCTGTCACGATCACCGTGAGGTACCGCGCCGCGGACGTCCAGACCGAGGTTCGCAACGCACGCCCCGAACGGGTCGGTGATACCGGGGCGACCGCCGAAGGCTACGGCCTCACCGGGATGCGCGAGCGGCTCGCACTGGTCGGTGGCAGTCTCACCACAGCGCCGACCGAGGACGGGGGTTGGTTGGTGACCGCGGAGGTTCCGGGATGA
- a CDS encoding response regulator transcription factor: protein MIRVIVADDQQVMREGLVALLNLLPDVEVVGAAGNGRQAVELLDEVTADVVLMDLRMPILDGAAATRLIVERYPQVAVLVLTTYDDDESIASALNAGARGYLTKDAGRAEITAALRAVTTGQSTFDAAVSQRLVAAFAGDVGAAAIRRPTDGLTPRETEVLALIASGLSNAEIAKTLYIGATTVKTHINNAFAKIGARNRADAVRYAYRHGLATGEAGRPGLG from the coding sequence TTGATCCGAGTGATCGTGGCCGACGACCAACAGGTCATGCGGGAAGGTCTGGTGGCGTTGCTGAACCTCCTTCCGGACGTCGAGGTGGTGGGAGCCGCGGGCAACGGTCGGCAGGCGGTGGAGCTGCTCGACGAGGTCACCGCGGACGTTGTGCTGATGGATCTGCGGATGCCGATCCTTGACGGGGCCGCCGCGACCCGCCTCATCGTGGAGCGGTATCCCCAGGTCGCCGTGCTGGTGCTGACGACCTATGACGACGACGAGTCGATCGCCTCCGCCCTGAATGCGGGCGCTCGGGGCTACCTGACCAAGGACGCTGGTCGCGCCGAGATCACTGCTGCTCTTCGTGCCGTCACGACGGGACAGTCCACTTTCGACGCAGCGGTGTCTCAGCGGTTGGTTGCCGCGTTCGCCGGCGACGTCGGAGCGGCGGCCATCCGGCGGCCCACGGACGGCCTGACCCCGCGCGAGACCGAAGTGCTCGCCCTGATTGCGAGCGGACTCAGCAACGCTGAGATCGCGAAGACGCTGTACATCGGTGCGACAACTGTGAAGACGCACATCAACAACGCGTTCGCGAAGATCGGTGCCCGAAACCGCGCGGACGCCGTGCGGTACGCGTACCGGCACGGCCTCGCCACCGGAGAAGCAGGACGACCCGGCCTCGGTTAG